A window from Streptomyces sp. NBC_00299 encodes these proteins:
- a CDS encoding MFS transporter, with protein MQKATAELPARRVTPLRDARFLRFVTASLISATGSAMAPLALAYSVIEQGGGAGDLGVVLATNTVPTIVFLLVGGVLADRVSRSRLLFLGNLLAAAAQGALAVTVAIGQATTTSIAVCGFVSGTAMAFTVPATQGAVPQIVPPEQLQQANALLRLPINAVKVLGPAIGGVVVAAGGPAWALAWDALTFAVAAVLLLGLRLGAPVTVTSALSDLREGWTGFWSRTWLWTYTVAGAVLVAAWLAGFQLLGPVVAAEQYAGARDWGLVAAAFSAGLLVGTVVCLRWRPYRLMVVAVAAGAPLAGPLLVMAWGLPLPWLLLAALLAGVALDVAIVAWTTAFQQHVPQGELGRMSAFNSVGERLAIPLGYLLTALAAGSWDNRTVLMVCAGLVVAATVLNLCVRDLYRVNAARN; from the coding sequence GTGCAGAAGGCCACCGCGGAGTTACCGGCGAGGCGCGTGACGCCGCTGCGAGACGCACGCTTCCTGCGGTTCGTGACCGCCAGTCTCATCTCGGCCACCGGGTCCGCGATGGCACCCCTCGCGCTCGCCTACTCCGTGATCGAGCAGGGCGGTGGCGCCGGCGACCTCGGTGTGGTGCTCGCCACGAACACCGTGCCCACCATCGTCTTCCTTCTCGTGGGCGGAGTGCTCGCGGACCGCGTCTCCCGGAGCAGGCTGCTCTTCCTCGGCAACCTGCTGGCGGCCGCCGCTCAGGGGGCGCTGGCCGTGACGGTCGCCATCGGGCAGGCCACGACCACCTCCATCGCGGTGTGCGGCTTCGTCTCGGGGACGGCCATGGCCTTCACCGTGCCCGCCACCCAGGGCGCCGTGCCCCAGATCGTGCCGCCGGAGCAGTTGCAGCAGGCCAACGCCCTGCTCAGACTGCCGATCAACGCCGTCAAAGTGCTCGGGCCCGCCATCGGCGGAGTCGTCGTCGCGGCCGGCGGCCCGGCCTGGGCGCTGGCCTGGGACGCGCTCACCTTCGCCGTGGCCGCCGTCCTGCTGCTCGGGCTGCGCCTGGGCGCGCCCGTCACCGTCACCAGCGCGCTGAGTGACCTGCGGGAGGGCTGGACCGGCTTCTGGTCGCGGACCTGGCTGTGGACCTACACGGTCGCCGGGGCCGTCCTCGTCGCCGCCTGGCTGGCCGGGTTCCAGTTGCTGGGGCCGGTCGTCGCGGCGGAACAGTACGCGGGGGCGCGTGACTGGGGGCTCGTGGCGGCCGCGTTCTCCGCGGGACTGCTGGTCGGGACCGTGGTGTGCCTGCGCTGGCGGCCGTACCGGCTGATGGTCGTGGCGGTCGCGGCAGGTGCGCCGCTCGCCGGGCCGTTGCTCGTCATGGCGTGGGGACTGCCGCTGCCCTGGCTGCTGTTGGCCGCCCTGCTCGCGGGGGTCGCGTTGGACGTGGCGATCGTCGCGTGGACAACCGCCTTCCAGCAGCATGTGCCGCAGGGCGAGTTGGGTCGCATGAGCGCGTTCAACAGCGTCGGGGAGCGGCTGGCCATTCCGCTCGGCTACCTGCTCACCGCGCTCGCCGCCGGCAGCTGGGACAACCGGACGGTGCTGATGGTGTGCGCCGGGCTCGTCGTCGCCGCCACCGTCCTCAACCTCTGTGTGCGGGACCTCTACCGCGTCAACGCCGCACGGAACTGA
- a CDS encoding GNAT family N-acetyltransferase yields the protein MYIHPVPFDHPDAVKLNDQVQAEYGVRYGDDGDATPLDTADFRPPNGLYLIAYDALGTPVASGGWRAQDENGEGNEDGDAELKRMYVIEQMRGRGLARRILAALEDDARAAGRTRMVLETGAKQPEAVALYTSSGYEPCGKFGYYRFHDLSLCYAKAL from the coding sequence ATGTATATACACCCGGTCCCTTTCGACCACCCCGACGCCGTCAAGCTCAACGACCAGGTGCAGGCCGAGTACGGCGTCCGCTACGGCGACGACGGCGACGCCACGCCCCTGGACACGGCGGACTTCAGGCCGCCGAACGGCCTGTACCTGATCGCGTACGACGCGCTCGGCACCCCCGTCGCGTCCGGCGGCTGGCGGGCCCAGGACGAGAACGGCGAGGGCAACGAGGACGGGGACGCCGAGCTCAAGCGGATGTACGTCATCGAGCAGATGCGCGGGCGCGGCCTGGCGAGACGCATCCTTGCCGCGCTGGAGGACGACGCGCGGGCGGCGGGCCGCACCCGCATGGTGCTGGAGACCGGGGCGAAGCAGCCGGAGGCGGTGGCGCTGTACACGTCCAGCGGCTACGAGCCGTGCGGGAAGTTCGGCTACTACCGCTTCCACGATCTGAGTCTGTGTTACGCGAAGGCGCTGTGA